A genome region from Lutra lutra chromosome 11, mLutLut1.2, whole genome shotgun sequence includes the following:
- the GBX1 gene encoding homeobox protein GBX-1 isoform X3, giving the protein MQRAGGGGAPGGSGGGSAGGPGTAFSIDSLIGPPPPRSGHLLYTGYPMFMPYRPLVLPQALAPAPLPAGLPPLAPLASFAGRLTNTFCAGLGQAVPSMVALTTALPSFAEPPDAFYGPQELAAAAAATAARNNPEPGGRRPEGGLEADELLPAREKVAEPPPPPPPHFSETFPSLPAEGKVYSSDEEKPEARAGDPAGSEQEEEGSGGDSEDDGFLDSSAGGPTALLGPKPKLKGSLGTGAEEGAPVAAGVTAPGGKSRRRRTAFTSEQLLELEKEFHCKKYLSLTERSQIAHALKLSEVQVKIWFQNRRAKWKRIKAGNVSSRSGEPVRNPKIVVPIPVHVNRFAVRSQHQQMEQGTRP; this is encoded by the exons ATGCAGAGAGCTGGAGGCGGGGGTGCCCCCGGGGGCAGCGGCGGGGGCAGTGCTGGGGGCCCGGGCACTGCCTTCTCCATCGACTCCCTGATcgggccgccgccgcctcgcTCCGGCCACTTGCTGTACACCGGCTATCCCATGTTCATGCCGTACCGGCCGCTGGTGCTGCCGCAGGCGCTGGCCCCTGCCCCGCTGCCGGCCGGCCTCCCGCCTCTCGCCCCACTAGCCTCCTTTGCCGGCCGCCTTACCAACACCTTCTGCGCGGGACTGGGCCAGGCCGTGCCCTCGATGGTGGCGCTGACCACCGCGCTGCCCAGCTTCGCGGAGCCGCCCGACGCCTTCTACGGGCCCCAGGAGctcgccgctgccgccgccgccactgcCGCCCGAAACAACCCCGAGCCGGGCGGCCGACGCCCGGAGGGTGGGCTGGAAGCCGACGAGCTGCTGCCCGCCCGGGAGAAAGTGGCAGagcccccaccgcccccgcctcCGCACTTCTCAGAGACTTTCCCAAGTCTGCCGG CAGAGGGGAAGGTGTACAGCTCCGATGAGGAGAAGCCGGAGGCCCGAGCAGGAGACCCAGCAGGCAgcgagcaggaggaagagggctcGGGCGGTGACAGCGAAGACGACGGTTTCCTGGACAGTTCTGCAGGGGGCCCCACGGCTCTCCTGGGACCTAAACCGAAGCTAAAGGGAAGCCTGGGGACTGGAGCGGAGGAGGGGGCACCGGTGGCCGCAGGAGTCACAGCTCCGGGGGGCAAAAGCCGCAGGCGCCGCACAGCCTTCACCAGCGAGCAGCTtttggagctggagaaggagtttCATTGCAAGAAATACCTGAGCCTGACGGAGCGGTCCCAGATCGCTCACGCGCTCAAGCTCAGCGAGGTGCAGGTCAAGATCTGGTTTCAGAACCGGCGCGCCAAGTGGAAGCGCATCAAAGCCGGCAACGTGAGCAGCCGCTCCGGGGAGCCCGTGAGAAACCCCAAGATTGTCGTCCCCATTCCTGTGCACGTCAACAGGTTTGCCGTGCGGAGCCAGCACCAACAAATGGAACAGGGGACCCGGCCCTGA
- the GBX1 gene encoding homeobox protein GBX-1 isoform X1 produces the protein MDESGGRHPQPARSPAPSLLMRERERGAGATLRRARAPPPPRPGAWERALRVRAGRPSREAHGGAQRGAPRGGRSSGHDAESWRRGCPRGQRRGQCWGPGHCLLHRLPDRAAAASLRPLAVHRLSHVHAVPAAGAAAGAGPCPAAGRPPASRPTSLLCRPPYQHLLRGTGPGRALDGGADHRAAQLRGAARRLLRAPGARRCRRRHCRPKQPRAGRPTPGGWAGSRRAAARPGESGRAPTAPASALLRDFPKSAGIPSFFSSGEKREAASVGFLETLGRPYAEGKVYSSDEEKPEARAGDPAGSEQEEEGSGGDSEDDGFLDSSAGGPTALLGPKPKLKGSLGTGAEEGAPVAAGVTAPGGKSRRRRTAFTSEQLLELEKEFHCKKYLSLTERSQIAHALKLSEVQVKIWFQNRRAKWKRIKAGNVSSRSGEPVRNPKIVVPIPVHVNRFAVRSQHQQMEQGTRP, from the exons ATGGATGAGTCCGGAGGGCGACACCCCCAGCCCGCCCGCTcgcccgccccctccctccttatgagagagagggagcgcggCGCCGGAGCCACACTGCGCCGAGCCCGCGCCCCGCCGCCACCTCGGCCGGGAGCCTGGGAGCGAGCCCTGCGTGTCCGCGCGGGGCGCCCGAGCCGCGAGGCGCACGGCGGCGCCCAGAGGGGAGCGCCCCGGGGCGGCCGCAGCTCCGGGCACGATGCAGAGAGCTGGAGGCGGGGGTGCCCCCGGGGGCAGCGGCGGGGGCAGTGCTGGGGGCCCGGGCACTGCCTTCTCCATCGACTCCCTGATcgggccgccgccgcctcgcTCCGGCCACTTGCTGTACACCGGCTATCCCATGTTCATGCCGTACCGGCCGCTGGTGCTGCCGCAGGCGCTGGCCCCTGCCCCGCTGCCGGCCGGCCTCCCGCCTCTCGCCCCACTAGCCTCCTTTGCCGGCCGCCTTACCAACACCTTCTGCGCGGGACTGGGCCAGGCCGTGCCCTCGATGGTGGCGCTGACCACCGCGCTGCCCAGCTTCGCGGAGCCGCCCGACGCCTTCTACGGGCCCCAGGAGctcgccgctgccgccgccgccactgcCGCCCGAAACAACCCCGAGCCGGGCGGCCGACGCCCGGAGGGTGGGCTGGAAGCCGACGAGCTGCTGCCCGCCCGGGAGAAAGTGGCAGagcccccaccgcccccgcctcCGCACTTCTCAGAGACTTTCCCAAGTCTGCCGG GatcccttcatttttctcctctggggagaagagagaagctgCAAGCGTGGGATTCCTGGAGACACTAGGAAGACCCTACG CAGAGGGGAAGGTGTACAGCTCCGATGAGGAGAAGCCGGAGGCCCGAGCAGGAGACCCAGCAGGCAgcgagcaggaggaagagggctcGGGCGGTGACAGCGAAGACGACGGTTTCCTGGACAGTTCTGCAGGGGGCCCCACGGCTCTCCTGGGACCTAAACCGAAGCTAAAGGGAAGCCTGGGGACTGGAGCGGAGGAGGGGGCACCGGTGGCCGCAGGAGTCACAGCTCCGGGGGGCAAAAGCCGCAGGCGCCGCACAGCCTTCACCAGCGAGCAGCTtttggagctggagaaggagtttCATTGCAAGAAATACCTGAGCCTGACGGAGCGGTCCCAGATCGCTCACGCGCTCAAGCTCAGCGAGGTGCAGGTCAAGATCTGGTTTCAGAACCGGCGCGCCAAGTGGAAGCGCATCAAAGCCGGCAACGTGAGCAGCCGCTCCGGGGAGCCCGTGAGAAACCCCAAGATTGTCGTCCCCATTCCTGTGCACGTCAACAGGTTTGCCGTGCGGAGCCAGCACCAACAAATGGAACAGGGGACCCGGCCCTGA
- the GBX1 gene encoding homeobox protein GBX-1 isoform X2 — MDESGGRHPQPARSPAPSLLMRERERGAGATLRRARAPPPPRPGAWERALRVRAGRPSREAHGGAQRGAPRGGRSSGHDAESWRRGCPRGQRRGQCWGPGHCLLHRLPDRAAAASLRPLAVHRLSHVHAVPAAGAAAGAGPCPAAGRPPASRPTSLLCRPPYQHLLRGTGPGRALDGGADHRAAQLRGAARRLLRAPGARRCRRRHCRPKQPRAGRPTPGGWAGSRRAAARPGESGRAPTAPASALLRDFPKSAGIPSFFSSGEKREAASVGFLETLGRPYEGKVYSSDEEKPEARAGDPAGSEQEEEGSGGDSEDDGFLDSSAGGPTALLGPKPKLKGSLGTGAEEGAPVAAGVTAPGGKSRRRRTAFTSEQLLELEKEFHCKKYLSLTERSQIAHALKLSEVQVKIWFQNRRAKWKRIKAGNVSSRSGEPVRNPKIVVPIPVHVNRFAVRSQHQQMEQGTRP; from the exons ATGGATGAGTCCGGAGGGCGACACCCCCAGCCCGCCCGCTcgcccgccccctccctccttatgagagagagggagcgcggCGCCGGAGCCACACTGCGCCGAGCCCGCGCCCCGCCGCCACCTCGGCCGGGAGCCTGGGAGCGAGCCCTGCGTGTCCGCGCGGGGCGCCCGAGCCGCGAGGCGCACGGCGGCGCCCAGAGGGGAGCGCCCCGGGGCGGCCGCAGCTCCGGGCACGATGCAGAGAGCTGGAGGCGGGGGTGCCCCCGGGGGCAGCGGCGGGGGCAGTGCTGGGGGCCCGGGCACTGCCTTCTCCATCGACTCCCTGATcgggccgccgccgcctcgcTCCGGCCACTTGCTGTACACCGGCTATCCCATGTTCATGCCGTACCGGCCGCTGGTGCTGCCGCAGGCGCTGGCCCCTGCCCCGCTGCCGGCCGGCCTCCCGCCTCTCGCCCCACTAGCCTCCTTTGCCGGCCGCCTTACCAACACCTTCTGCGCGGGACTGGGCCAGGCCGTGCCCTCGATGGTGGCGCTGACCACCGCGCTGCCCAGCTTCGCGGAGCCGCCCGACGCCTTCTACGGGCCCCAGGAGctcgccgctgccgccgccgccactgcCGCCCGAAACAACCCCGAGCCGGGCGGCCGACGCCCGGAGGGTGGGCTGGAAGCCGACGAGCTGCTGCCCGCCCGGGAGAAAGTGGCAGagcccccaccgcccccgcctcCGCACTTCTCAGAGACTTTCCCAAGTCTGCCGG GatcccttcatttttctcctctggggagaagagagaagctgCAAGCGTGGGATTCCTGGAGACACTAGGAAGACCCTACG AGGGGAAGGTGTACAGCTCCGATGAGGAGAAGCCGGAGGCCCGAGCAGGAGACCCAGCAGGCAgcgagcaggaggaagagggctcGGGCGGTGACAGCGAAGACGACGGTTTCCTGGACAGTTCTGCAGGGGGCCCCACGGCTCTCCTGGGACCTAAACCGAAGCTAAAGGGAAGCCTGGGGACTGGAGCGGAGGAGGGGGCACCGGTGGCCGCAGGAGTCACAGCTCCGGGGGGCAAAAGCCGCAGGCGCCGCACAGCCTTCACCAGCGAGCAGCTtttggagctggagaaggagtttCATTGCAAGAAATACCTGAGCCTGACGGAGCGGTCCCAGATCGCTCACGCGCTCAAGCTCAGCGAGGTGCAGGTCAAGATCTGGTTTCAGAACCGGCGCGCCAAGTGGAAGCGCATCAAAGCCGGCAACGTGAGCAGCCGCTCCGGGGAGCCCGTGAGAAACCCCAAGATTGTCGTCCCCATTCCTGTGCACGTCAACAGGTTTGCCGTGCGGAGCCAGCACCAACAAATGGAACAGGGGACCCGGCCCTGA
- the ASB10 gene encoding ankyrin repeat and SOCS box protein 10 isoform X1: MSWSPEECKGQGEHPSDRHALCARLVEKPNTGSAENPESAPGPIVTRTASGPALAFWQAVLAGDVGSVSRILADSSTGLAPDSIFDTSDPERWRDFRYNIRALRLWSLTYEEELTTPLHVAASRGHTEVLRLLLRRRARPDSAPGGRTALHEACAASHAACVHVLLVAGADPNIPDQDGKLPLHLCQGASTLECAELLLRFGAKVDGRSEEEEETPLHVAARLGHVELADLLLRRGACPNARNAEGWTPLLAACDVRCASPDNSEATTARCLQLCRLLLSAGAEADAADQDKQRPLHLACRRGHAAVVELLLSCGVSANAMDYGGHTALHCALQGPAAALAQSPEHTVRALLNHGAVRVWPGALPKVLERWCESPRTIEVLMNTYSTMQLPEEAMGLVPLETLQKHHRFYSSLFALVRQPRSLQHLSRCVLRAHLAAHLPQALPRLPLPSRLLRYLQLDFEDVLY, encoded by the exons ATGAGCTGGTCCCCAGAAGAGTGCAAGGGGCAGGGAGAACACCCCAGTGACAGACACGCCCTCTGTGCCAGGCTGGTGgagaagcccaacacagggtctGCAGAGAACCCGGAGTCTGCCCCGGGACCCATCGTCACCCGGACGGCCTCGGGACCTGCCCTGGCCTTCTGGCAGGCGGTGCTGGCGGGGGACGTGGGCTCGGTCTCCCGCATCCTCGCAGATTCCAGCACTGGCCTGGCCCCGGATTCCATCTTTGATACCAGCGACCCAGAGCGATGGAGGGATTTCCGCTACAACATCCGCGCTCTGA GACTCTGGTCTCTGACATATGAAGAGGAGCTGACCACGCCGCTGCACGTGGCTGCCAGCCGGGGCCACACAGAAGTCCTGCGGCTGCTGCTGAGGCGGCGGGCACGGCCTGACAGCGCCCCCGGGGGCCGCACCGCCCTGCACGAAGCCTGTGCTGCAAGCCACGCCGCCTGCGTCCACGTGCTGCTGGTGGCAGGAGCGGACCCCAACATCCCCGACCAGGATGGAAAGCTCCCCCTGCACCTCTGCCAGGGGGCCAGCACCCTTGA GTGTGCCGAACTGCTCCTGAGGTTTGGGGCCAAAGTGGATGGTCGgtctgaggaggaagaggagaccCCTTTGCATGTGGCCGCCCGGCTGGGCCACGTGGAGCTGGCAGACCTGCTTCTGAGACGGGGGGCATGCCCTAATGCCCGTAATGCTGAAGGCTGGACCCCACTGCTGGCTGCCTGCGACGTCCGCTGTGCGTCCCCCGACAACTCGGAGGCCACCACCGCCCGCTGCCTCCAGCTGTGCCGTCTGCTGCTTTCAGCTGGAGCCGAGGCTGATGCTGCGGACCAGGACAAGCAACGGCCTCTGCACCTGGCCTGTCGCCGTGGCCACGCTGCCGTTGTGGAGCTGCTCCTTTCCTGCGGCGTCAGCGCCAACGCCATGGACTATGGGGGACACACGGCCCTCCACTGTGCTCTGCAGGGCCCAGCTGCAGCCctggcccagagcccagagcacaCGGTGCGAGCTCTGCTCAACCACGGTGCTGTTCGCGTCTGGCCGGGGGCCCTCCCCAAG gtgCTGGAGCGCTGGTGCGAGTCTCCGAGGACCATTGAGGTCCTGATGAACACCTACAGTACCATGCAGCTTCCTGAGGAGGCCATGGGCCTGGTGCCTCTTGAAACACTGCAG AAGCACCACCGTTTCTATTCCTCCCTTTTCGCCTTGGTGAGACAGCCCAGATCCCTGCAGCATCTCAGCCGCTGTGTGCTCCGTGCTCACCTGGCAGCCCACCTGCCCCAAGCCCTGCCCCGCCTTCCCCTGCCATCCCGCCTGCTCCGCTACCTGCAGCTGGATTTTGAGGACGTGCTCTACTAG
- the ASB10 gene encoding ankyrin repeat and SOCS box protein 10 isoform X3: MSWSPEECKGQGEHPSDRHALCARLVEKPNTGSAENPESAPGPIVTRTASGPALAFWQAVLAGDVGSVSRILADSSTGLAPDSIFDTSDPERWRDFRYNIRALRLWSLTYEEELTTPLHVAASRGHTEVLRLLLRRRARPDSAPGGRTALHEACAASHAACVHVLLVAGADPNIPDQDGKLPLHLCQGASTLECAELLLRFGAKVDGRSEEEEETPLHVAARLGHVELADLLLRRGACPNARNAEGWTPLLAACDVRCASPDNSEATTARCLQLCRLLLSAGAEADAADQDKQRPLHLACRRGHAAVVELLLSCGVSANAMDYGGHTALHCALQGPAAALAQSPEHTVRALLNHGAVRVWPGALPKKHHRFYSSLFALVRQPRSLQHLSRCVLRAHLAAHLPQALPRLPLPSRLLRYLQLDFEDVLY, from the exons ATGAGCTGGTCCCCAGAAGAGTGCAAGGGGCAGGGAGAACACCCCAGTGACAGACACGCCCTCTGTGCCAGGCTGGTGgagaagcccaacacagggtctGCAGAGAACCCGGAGTCTGCCCCGGGACCCATCGTCACCCGGACGGCCTCGGGACCTGCCCTGGCCTTCTGGCAGGCGGTGCTGGCGGGGGACGTGGGCTCGGTCTCCCGCATCCTCGCAGATTCCAGCACTGGCCTGGCCCCGGATTCCATCTTTGATACCAGCGACCCAGAGCGATGGAGGGATTTCCGCTACAACATCCGCGCTCTGA GACTCTGGTCTCTGACATATGAAGAGGAGCTGACCACGCCGCTGCACGTGGCTGCCAGCCGGGGCCACACAGAAGTCCTGCGGCTGCTGCTGAGGCGGCGGGCACGGCCTGACAGCGCCCCCGGGGGCCGCACCGCCCTGCACGAAGCCTGTGCTGCAAGCCACGCCGCCTGCGTCCACGTGCTGCTGGTGGCAGGAGCGGACCCCAACATCCCCGACCAGGATGGAAAGCTCCCCCTGCACCTCTGCCAGGGGGCCAGCACCCTTGA GTGTGCCGAACTGCTCCTGAGGTTTGGGGCCAAAGTGGATGGTCGgtctgaggaggaagaggagaccCCTTTGCATGTGGCCGCCCGGCTGGGCCACGTGGAGCTGGCAGACCTGCTTCTGAGACGGGGGGCATGCCCTAATGCCCGTAATGCTGAAGGCTGGACCCCACTGCTGGCTGCCTGCGACGTCCGCTGTGCGTCCCCCGACAACTCGGAGGCCACCACCGCCCGCTGCCTCCAGCTGTGCCGTCTGCTGCTTTCAGCTGGAGCCGAGGCTGATGCTGCGGACCAGGACAAGCAACGGCCTCTGCACCTGGCCTGTCGCCGTGGCCACGCTGCCGTTGTGGAGCTGCTCCTTTCCTGCGGCGTCAGCGCCAACGCCATGGACTATGGGGGACACACGGCCCTCCACTGTGCTCTGCAGGGCCCAGCTGCAGCCctggcccagagcccagagcacaCGGTGCGAGCTCTGCTCAACCACGGTGCTGTTCGCGTCTGGCCGGGGGCCCTCCCCAAG AAGCACCACCGTTTCTATTCCTCCCTTTTCGCCTTGGTGAGACAGCCCAGATCCCTGCAGCATCTCAGCCGCTGTGTGCTCCGTGCTCACCTGGCAGCCCACCTGCCCCAAGCCCTGCCCCGCCTTCCCCTGCCATCCCGCCTGCTCCGCTACCTGCAGCTGGATTTTGAGGACGTGCTCTACTAG